The Raphanus sativus cultivar WK10039 chromosome 6, ASM80110v3, whole genome shotgun sequence sequence CCACAGGTTCAGAGAAAAGAACACTACTTCTTCAGAAGTGTAGCACTGAAAGTGAAAGTGGTGAACCCACCGCAACGTTGTATTGCAAATTGATGAAGAACATGCGGAAGAAGTAAGtatcctctctctctccatctgctttttataaataacattgTCTAACCATTTGAGCAATAACCCTGTTTAACTTTTCTCCACTCGCAAGAGAAGAGACTTCTTGCGTCTAGTAAATCTAATATTCAGGGCCAGAGGCGATTTCGAATAGCTGAGTACAATCGACATCATGGGCCAGAGgcaagtctctctctctctctctctctctctctctctctctctctctctctctctctctctctctctctctctctctctctctctctctctctctttcttaatGATAATTATACAAGATTGAATAGAAAAATTTGTCGCATGTACACTCAAAATGTGTCATAGATTGTAGGTGAAAAATTATCGAAAAAGTAAACATATGAAGAAGAAAGCAAGTTCGGACGGGCTTTGGACTTCTTGATGGTCAGTTACATCTTTACTAATCGACGTTGATCTCAAACCTAGAGTGGTGAACTTGTTACTAAGTTTTCAGTTGCTGCAGCTCTTGTTTTTCGTTTCTAGTCtatgtttaaatttaaaatatttgtacgTTTTTCATTTTGCTTTGCATGTTTGATACCTATTTAAGAAAGACAACAAGTTAATCTTATTGTGCAATATCTATTGTTATTCACTGATTATGGTAACTCTTTAGTAGATCTTTTCATTTTTGCATTTGCCATATTTTAACTAGAACAAATTTATACTTTTAGATTACCTTAATCTACAATACCAAGAGGGCTATATGATCAATGCCTGGCCAAAGTGACATAAGGCACAATCCTTTCAGCCAATTAAATTGACACATCAAATTATCATCTAAACCAATTAAACATAATGCATGTCTTAGCCTGCTGAACAAACTAGGGTTCAATCTCCGTAtatcacaaatatttttttttgtccacaCGGGCCACAACGGCCGGCCTGATAGCCCATTCATTCTCCTAATGGAGGTGAGAAGGGGTTGAACCCTTGAGCCTAGGTGATCTGGGTCACACATGGCCACAGGActacagaagaagaaaaactcgTTTGCCATAACAAGTATATCTCGTCAAAAACACTCTTATCATGTAGAATCTTTGCTAGCTTGGTCAAGTCTTTTAACCAATTAGTCCACCGGTTAAAGTTAAAACCCTTAAACCCAGAACCCTTGGTCATCTAAGTCTAGTAGTACATTGACTATTAGAGTATGTATAGTTGGTTAGTTGGTTTGGTTAGTTAGAACCGGTTTATACCGGATGGTTTACTTTTGTATATAAACTCTCTGTACGTCGTCACTTACAATTAACAgtaacaattttaattttcagattCTCTTGCGTTGAGTTTTAGTTTCTGTTCAGTTCAACATCAAACTTCAACTCCTCTAATATTGACCACATTTTCCGTCTCCACATAAGAGTTCGAACCGAATACCAGATCAATAGGTGGTATGTTTCTTAGTCATTTCTGTTACtttgaatcaataaaataaaattgtcaTTTCCATAAATATTTATCACAAACTCAACTTTTTAACATATTCAAACACTATTTTTTTGTGCGGTGATAATGATTACCGACATGGAGAAGGTCGATAAAGGATAAGAAgaacatataagaaaaacagGATTGTGTTTgtgaaaagaggaagaagacaataGTCAAAGTAAGAACGAAAAAACAACACGTGAAAGATAAACACATGTTTATGTGTTGTAGGCGGAGAACACGTTgctgtttttttgttctctcaATGGACCCCAAACCTTCACGTCGTTAAGCCTCTTtctttgttgtttgttttttctaattCAGTTTAGTCCCACACACATCATGTGTTCCACCAATTCAATTCAATGTAACTAAACTAAATGTTTGTTATTAAGGATATTAGACCATCTCTAATGGAGGTATCTACCCATTGGAAttctaaatatatgaatatgtatatataaatatttgtatttgttaTATAATTGTACATAGCTGTAGAGTCCAGAGTTTTTTGGAACCCCATAGCCAAAAGTTCTAAAATTCTACGTCCATTGGAGATGCTCgaattaactaatatataagatgttAAGGTCAATCTACTAATCaccaattaattttaagttgaaaatacataataaactTAATCTAACCAAATCCTAAATACATTATATTCCTAATTaacttatataaaaagttaaaaccaaGGCTTTAAATTGGAAGCTCCTAATAAACTTGAATTTAACATTTGTTTACTTACTTTAGCTACTATCTGTCTAATTTATTTCACTGTTCCACCCTTATTGTAAAAAACAAATGTATGAAGATAAAAGCCTAATAAGCAACACTATGACCTACAAGATCGACATTTGAGTTGATCGACTTAAGCCTAACTTTACTAGTAATTTTCTTCATATATTAGTTTAGAAAAAGAATCATGGTTTTTACACCTAAATTATCTCATTACAAATCAAAGTCTACTTCATTTTGTTGCGCTCATCTCATTGTTTACAAGACGAATGACGCTTGAAAAGGAAAAAGTTGTTGAGTTAGACTTCTAAACAAAcccataattttttaaataaacaataactCACATCGCATGCAATTAAATATGCACGATATCGAAGACATATTTCATCGCCTACAACTGGCCATTGGTTGGCATTTACTATTTCTTAGACGTTAGAAGTTGTGTCTGTGAGTGGTCATCATTTCGTTAAATTGGATAAAACTATAGTGAACCAAATCATTTACTATTCTTCAGACGTTAGAAGTTGTGTCTTTTCGTGTGGTCCCTcgtatttttttgattaatctaTCTCAGACCCATAGAAAAACCCaaaaactaattttcaaaagaaagtgcagcttaaagaattttttttccgGATATTCAAATAGATCCTAAATTATGAACCCATTTTTGTGTATGTGCTCAGGAACAATGTGACTTAATTTTGTGCGGCAATTAGATCAAACCTGAAATATGTTAGCATCCCGGCCCTATCCCCTTGCCACCCCGATCACACTGTTTGTAACTCATGAATTAGCTAGTTTTAATGGATTGGAGGGAATCATAGATACATTATACGTGCATACAATTCGAATTATCTGATTCTCAGCATTGGTTGAATGTGTTAATCGAAAATGCATTTGTCTAAAATTCTTTTAGAAATATTCGATTACCTTTAGGCTTACTCGGATGCTTCGACGATCTGAAGTAAAATGTGGCCTCTACTGATCGTTGGTGAGATTGATTGTTTGCTTCCATCTGTTTGTATTTGGAAAATGTATCAAAATATTACAGTTTTGCTTACATACTGGTTTTAAATCAAagattacattatttttatcAGTTATAGTACATATAATTTTGCATTCAACTTTGCGACAGTCCGTGCCGCCTCAACCTCGCTTATAATGCTTTGCACCGTCTACATTCTTCAGTTTTGTACTACTGCAACGTTTACTAGCGTTCGGATCGCGTTatctttgtgatacaaagatcagCGTGCATGATCTTGAATCAATCCCACATAAAAAAGGTTGAGGATGATGTTGTCAGAGGTTTCTTCGGAGCTGCTATAACATAAGCATGTTATAATTGTCGGCCACCTGATTTCGAGTGCTTTCTGCTTCTTCTCTGTCTTCTCCTCCCACGACACTTATCAGCATAAACAGCAACTTATGTTTATTGTGTTTTCCTCTATGACATGCATCTTAGTAACCAGAATACTATCTATTTATTTGAAGCAATTATTAAAGCATATCAACACAAAtcatagtaatattttaaataatattttctataaccACGCGCCTTGATGTCTAACAGTTCCTTACTATCTtagctttttcttttaatagttTACTCCTTTTCAGAGTAAATGCATAGCATTACCTTATTACTTTATCATAAACCATACATATATGGAGTAGATTTCGATtagaaaataacattaaaagTTTAGTAGCAACGAATGACAAGTTGCACTTGCATTGTCTAATATGTTTTCCAAGTGGATTGCTCGATCTGTAACTTGGTAATATGGTATGGGTCCATTCAATCTGATTCAATCTCAAgataatatcttattttttggACTCTATTTGAAAGGATATACAACAAGTGGTGCACCATTAATTTAGTGTTTCACGTTCACGGAAGGGCAGCGATCTCCAAGAAGCAAACAACATACATACCTACACCTTTATAAATGATAGTTGCGGCGGATCCCCCCCCCCCAAAGTGACGTTTTCTTAATAAGCAAATACCATAGGTCGATGGCAAGTGAATAGAAGTAGCAAAAGTATTTGAAAATCTAATTAATCAATAAATAGTtgacaaaatttaattaattaaacaatTAACTTTTTGTCAACTCACGAATTAGTAACTGCTTAAATCCATTAAAAATATCGTCGATGAACCTTTTTCTTGGTCAACATTATTCGTGAATAGTGTTCAAATTAAAATagcattttaattttttttattcttcatttCCTCGAGGATCACGATGAATAGATTATCTGTTTTCTTAcctagcaaaagaaaaaagttatatttataggagaggtggtggtggaggtaGTGAAGGCACGTCAATAGTGCAATCTtctagcaaaaaaagaaaacattagtGAGTTCTGACAACTGGAGTCTTTGGTTCTCTGTTGGAGATCGTGGACCAACAATTTCGTGACACGTAAGGTTCACAAGTTAGCCCCACCAAAGATTTAGTTCATTAGGTTTAGATGCGCAAGTGATAAGTGAATAGTAGTGATGAACCTCTCTCACAATCTCATGTCTCATATCAACGTCTTTGGACAACAAACTCTGTCGCTACGCGCTACTAACTCGCTTCCGGTTTTCATTTATTCGGTTCACTAATTTTAGAATCCCATGATTTGCGTACACAGTACACAGAGAGTACTGCCGATGGACCCTCGTCGACATTGATGATTTGGATGTCTAAGCGCTAATAATTAGTTGGACGataaaagaaaatgtttttgctaaaatttgtataattcCATCTTATTCAAGTACtctgattttatatatatatatagcatattTGTTTTAACTTGCAGAATTCCGAAAATGAGatgtatataaaagaaaatgtttAAAGTGATTAAAGCATTAATAATCTATATACGATTTTGAACGACAGGAAGACATGCATGCAGCTTAgtggttttataattttattagtacgatcGTCATATTCCATCTTATTTCACATTTGTTAGAATACAATGTTACAtgttatttaaatgatatattaaaaactttatttgtttttactatAATGGATATAAGAAAACAGAAGACTGCATAATTCCATCTTATTCAAGTACtctgattttatatatatatagcatattTGTTTTAACTTGCAGAATTCCGAAAATGAGATGTATATTGGTATTTTTTCCATTGTTCTACAAACTGGTGTAGAATAGTAATAGAAGACAGCaagttttctaaaaatattaattttagaaaaatagattttgaCGATATCCACACCTCCATCTAAACACCAGTCTCACATAATCGTCTAGTTATTGTATTagcaatttttaaaacattcgTATTTTCAGACAAAAGATAAAGAATTCAATTCGAAGTAGTTTATTCGTGTACAAAAACTACTTTCCTATCAAACTCTTTTACGTTTTAGGCGAAGTATCCGAAATAAAATTGCTTTACAAAAACGCATAGCGTTTAGATACCATGAATTTACGACTGTCTACATTGTTTAATTATGCCACCATTGTTCTATTATCTGAATTAAAATCTGGCATACAGTATATATGTATCGTAAGttgaaaaataaagataaagCTCGATGTATATGATTGGCGTGTTACGTGTTTGATTAAAGTGTCACGATTTCAAGAATAGTACTTGATTGGTAGATTATCACCGAATATTCCATGTCTGATCGTGTAATCAACTCCAGTCAACAGACATAAAATCTATAACGCACACAACCAACAACAAAAGTCAATAGAACAAACGTCCGAAAATCAATCGACACGTTTAGTTAGTTTGGCGTTCCCACGATTCGCTATAGATATCTCATAACACTAATATTAGACTTCAATTTtcagtaaattaaaaaaaccgTTTATTTTGTtgaaattgaaaagaaaaaaattgacaaaaatacATTGCTTAAAAACTAGAGCCGTTGACTTATCAAGTTTGATCCTTTTCGGGCAACGAATCAACGGACCTGATCAGACCGCAACTTGTTCCTTAGGGGATAATATGGAAAGTACTCGGTTTATTACAGAACATCCCGAAAACTTCTCCAAGTGTCGTACTGCGACGTCATCAAActgtttcttcttctaattATCCATTTgtctaactaaaaatatatttaaactcaaATTTCCCAAGTGggaaacttttttaaaaatggcTTCACGATTTCAAAATTCAGAAAGACAAGTAGAAAAGAAACGTCCACGTcggaaaattaatataattccAACTTTATTTCTCGTTCACATTTGGCACTTGCGGACACACCTATAAATACAGCGTCGTGTGTCCTTGAGAATTTATTTACACACGAAAGTTAGTTCAAGCAGAAGCAGACATGGAGAAACAGAGCACTTCTTGGATTCGAGGTTCTTGTATCGGAAGAGGATGCTTCGGAACAGTAAGCAAAGCCGTGAGTAAAATCGACGGCGGAGTATTCGCCGTGAAGTCAGTAGATCTCGCCACGTGTCTTCCTTCTCAGTCCGAGTCGCTGGAGAACGAAATCGCGATCCTCAGCTCTCTCAAGACTCACACGCACATCGTGAGATTCCTCGGCGATGACGTGTCCAACGAGGGAACGACGTCGTTTAGGAATCTCCACTTGGAGTATTCGCCGGAAGGTGACGTGGCTAACGCTGGTAAAATCGCAGACGAGGAAACTCTCCGGCGTTACGTCTGGTGTCTCGTCTCTGCTCTCGGCCACGTCCACGCTAACGGAGTCGTCCACTGCGACGTGAAGTCGAAGAACGTTCTCGTCGTCGACGGCGGAAGCTCCGTTAAGCTGGCGGACTTCGGCTCGGCGATGGAGTTGGGGAAACCGACGGGGGAGATTGCTGCGCCGCGTGGAAGTCCGCTCTGGATGGCTCCGGAGGTGGTGAGGAAAGAGTATCAAGGACCTGAGAGCGACGTGTGGTCTCTTGGCTGTACGGTCGTCGAGATGCTCACCGGGAAACCAGCGTGGGAAGATCACGGTTTCGACTCGCTGAGTCGAATCGGGTTTTCAAACGAATTGCCGTTTGTTCCGGCGGGTGTTTCGGAGCTCTGCCGCGACTTCTTGGACAAATGCTTGAGACGAGACAGGGGCCAGAGATGGAGTTGCGATCAGCTTTTGGAGCATCCGTTTCTGTTATGTCAAGATCATCGCTCGTTGTTAACTACCGAGTCGTCTCCGCGTTGCGTATTGGACTGGGTCAGCTCGGAGTTCGAAGATGAGGAAGAGATCGGTGAGTCGAGAGTTGAAACCATGGTCTCGGCGATGGCAAGGATAAGTAAACTAGCGACGACGGGAGGGGCAGTTTGGGAATCTAATGGTTGGAGTGAGGTTAGAGGCAATGCTTCCGAAGAGTCAGGGGGGCAAAGGGCAGATTCggaattaaatattttaccGGAGTCTACCGATGACGGCGGTACACGGACGATGAAGGAAGACTCGGAGTTGACGTCGGTGATAACGTGTGAGATATTGTTGTTGATGTTGTTATTGGTGGTAGAGAATATTCAGATATATGCCACGTTTTACACCAGTGTATTTATTCGTATTCTATTTCGTTGTTATCatcatcaaaataataataagatgaAGTTGCGCAAAAATCTCTCGTTCATTCTCAGCCTTAACTTTATGTTCGGTATTGCATGTGATTCGGATCGGTCTATCTATATCTCGAGAACTCTTTTACGTGGTGTGATGAGAGTCCTAACTCGTTACCTCCTTTTGTTGATAACTCTCACTTGCACAAACCAATCTTGGTTTGGTAGCTTCTTGgccaaatatttttaaaggtCGTTCGAGAGGAACCAAGACCACAGAATTAGTATGATTGGACCTAATTGTGACGCACCATGAAATTGTCAGCATAACcttaattttattattggtttagATATATTTATTAGGTCAAATAGTCGATGTGAACTATATAAACTTTGATCAATGTtgatacaaataaaaataaagcaGGCAATAAACAAGAAAATAGTAAGAAAGAGAATGGAAGATGACTATGATGAAGTGGTGGGCAATGCTGGCTTACCACAACTCCACAAGTTTCCAATAATTAGAAAGGTATCAACATAAATTATACGCTAAATGTTAAAGAATATTCCATTCTCTTCAGAGCTTATCTCTAACTCAAAAcgttttccttttgtttttcttagggctgggcgttcgggtaccaattcgggtttcggttcagtccattcggatttcgggttttcggggtcaaagatttcagccccattcggatatttctaaatttcggttcgggttcgattcggatctttgcgggttcggttcgggttcggataacccatttaaaatatttttaaattttcaaaattcattatatactttaaattttcaaaatctataaaaaaagataatatattacatatatgtcaaataccttaatttaacatataaattggttttctttgaatatttggataaagaatcaatagatatttaactattttggtgttttcagtatactttagctattttaaacatttacttttgactatttgcatatatttttcgagtattttggaaaacttaaagctatcttatatatttttaatattttaatatacattatatataaaaataatgtatatatttaagtatataaatttatttcggatacattcgggtaccctaaatatttcggttcggatcgggctcggtttcggttctttaaataccgaaattttgaacccgttcggatatttaatcaatttcgattcgggttcggtgctattttttcggatcgggttcggttcggttttccgggttcggattttttgcccagccctagttttTCTTGTTGTGTAAGAATTAAGATTATAACTAGAtttaagggcgggtatattttttttttgcatttttttataaatttaatttttatatttatgtttttatttacgttttttcattatataatatcaatatactaaaacaggaatatgacctattgatatatgtgtggtcaaattattaaaacctcttattaattatttaaaagaaatattatacaaataaaaatataaatatgataaaaacataaatataaaaattaagtttctaaaatatgtaaaacaaaaaaatataccagctcttttaaaggcgaatccgaatctagtcaatactattaaaatagaaacataacatattgatatatgtatggtaaaactattttaatacaatgattaaaacctcctattaattatttaatagaaatgttatacaatgaaaaacacaaatatgactaaaacatataaatataaaaattaaatttctaaaagaatataaaactaaaaaatataaaaaggcgggtccaaatgtagaaatctatttaaaacccgttaaactaaaatctgtagaatatcagatcatgataataatttaattttaattttagttgtttagttttagttttaattttattttttaaagaaacataatttttatgtttgtgcgtttgtataatcatattctgtatgatatgaatttaatagaatagataagttttgtaagtatgtacatgtatcatatggtaaggcttcgtctttttgtcaatattcagtccaaattatttgttttttttatttgaacataaaaacagGAATATAGGGAAGTTACAAACGGTTAACAATATTCGAAGCCCAAATTATCGTTTCATATGCCGagggaagttacgaacggttaacaatgctctaaaggaccttttattaattggtcatacaggataattaatagaatagattttgacccgcccttaaaagggcgggtaaattttttgttttacatcttttaaaagtttaatttttatatttgtgtttttaattatttttgtttttaatttgtataatatctttttaaaatgatttataagaggctttaataattataatctttgtataatatctttttagccAGTTACGTGATTAATGACCatgattaaaaaattaagaaatataattatgcAGTAATAGACGTTCACAAAAAATACGATATCAAATCATATTGAATCATACGCCATTTTGGGCCGTTACGTGATTAATAGCCTGTTACGTGATTTGGcagttatattaataaaaaaatatattaaagatgtatttagtggcatttataaaaattaaaaagtggaCATAAccccatatcaattggacatgttgaagaattaatagaatagatacacCTCATTGGATAATTGtactaatctatactattaaagcaaaataCCTAATAGGTATTTGTCCTTGATTTTTGAAGTTAATTACAATGTTATGCCATTGCTATATTTATGCCATTGTAAatgtttccatatatatatcaaccaatatATTCGGAGAATTTAAGATATCTTAAACAtgaatcttttaatattttattaagtatatatttttaaattaattaaaaagtaaaaattataatacattaatacCAATTATCTAGATTTGCACTCGAGATACGGTATCTTTTCGTTGTTAAGTCTTAATAACCAAAATTTCgtttattacaatatattttatggaTTCTAATAATTTTCAACCTAATTAAATCTCATATAAGTAAAATTTGGAATTAAATTTAACACAATATAACCTTCGTGTAATCTCAGCCATATATATAGTTATGCATTTCTAACTTTATAATCTTCACcctccagaaaaaaaaaagacttataCTATGATTAGTCTAACATGTATTAGTATACATTTAGTTTTTTCCCCAGCTTTTCCAACTGAAATCTACaatatttgatatatacttaattttaattaaaataattatatagtgAAAATCAGACATTTTatacatatttgttttataaagatattttaaaagtataaataataCAATTCATTTATATACCTGTCCAGTATAATTTTACTTAtacttaatttttaaattatattatgaatttatttttaatttttatattagtcaaaaaaaaattattataatattatttttctttaaaaccaTCTCATACTTGataatgtttacatttttatgaaataatcgcaaaatattataattgtaaaacaaaaccTATAGTTCGATGTACcatataaacaaacaatattAATACCAAATACATTTAGTATTGtgctttaatattttattttaataagttgaattaggttttaaaattcatgaatatatgttatcctatatatgtaattattttgaattttataatttataaaatattaaataaatggATTAAgtaactttatatttattaattagtatACCAATTTAATTCTGAATAtgaattttgtatatatatatatataaatgtttatagtaatttgtgttatttttctataaatcaAAAAGGTATTAGactcatttataaaaatatttaatattaattacgaaatttattatttaaaattaattatatatataatttccatttaaaataataaaatatattattacaatGTATTCTTAGACAAAGATACTTCGGAATATCTTTTcgatatcttattttgaaaatattgaaataacatattagattagaatatatatttgatagtaaacaatttaattatatgagaAATAATATGAAGTTAAATAATGTAATGATCCAACATTTACTTTTGTAACTAGATTTTTTAGTGAttcaaagataaaaatatatatctcatgtaaaaaactaattttataaatgtaaagaccatatttttattgaaaaagtttaGAGCAGAtacgtttattttttaaatgattcatagataaatatatatggGTCCGGCTATGTTTCTTAAATTATCATCTCAAAATTTGGAAACAAatttttgcaacgaaaaaaaattatccacATAAAAACTTACATAGTGCtaatattaatttgtataattataaatattgtatatgttggtaataatatatatatacatattggaaaataaaaatatataaagtatacACAAATTTTGATTTCACcgaatatatatttaattaagaatataatcccgcgcttttaaagcgcgggtcaaaatctagtctaatctattaaaactgaagcaCAAATATTATTTAACCCTAAATTTTCCACAATATTTACCAATATATGCCACTGTCTTAACCGTTTTtaacacttaaatcaaaccatctacatttaaattaaaagtaagTTAACCAAATAATACGTCTAACCAGATGATCATAAACAACAGGctttaacaattataataaacGGCATCAATTGAGTAGTTCAGTCAACTTAATTATTGAGCAACATATACCATAAAATAATCATTGAGAAATACAACGCAAAATCATCACAAATTAGACCAATCTTACATGCTacatttttaagattttatataCTGACATGATATGTGGAATATGAATCCTCTTTTTCTGTAAAAAATCAGAATAAACTTCACATAAAACATGGTTTTccattaattacaaatataattagaGAGATTTACTATAAGAGTCACATTTGTAgttattaaactaaaaaaaattgatttcacgaatattatattcataatatttttgaaaatggtGCTAAATAACAatgttactagattttgacccgcgcttggaAGCGCAGGTTTTTCTTTGGATTGTAatcaaagtttcttaataaatattttagaattcttgtatattattatgttataaaatattattatatcgaaaaagaaatttgtttaaaatataaatctaagaattagtttatttaagaTTTCATGTACATTCTTatgtaactctctctctcttatcacTTGGACAATTTAACCGACCCGGAAACCACACAAAAGTTGACCTAAAAATATAGGTACGATTTGGGTATGGGTCTACCAAGaagtacatattatattttttttggaccCGCGGATCTGTGTTTGAGGCCGGGTCCTACCCAAAATGCGATCGTGTACCCAAAGTACACAAATTTTTGTGCATATTAggtatattttagtattttggaTAGGTTTTCGGTATTGCATatactttttaagttttggttCATGTTTTCGATTATAGTTTTAGATTTCAGGTGAaattctaatttaaaaaaaaaaattgggtacTC is a genomic window containing:
- the LOC108806045 gene encoding mitogen-activated protein kinase kinase kinase 20 codes for the protein MEKQSTSWIRGSCIGRGCFGTVSKAVSKIDGGVFAVKSVDLATCLPSQSESLENEIAILSSLKTHTHIVRFLGDDVSNEGTTSFRNLHLEYSPEGDVANAGKIADEETLRRYVWCLVSALGHVHANGVVHCDVKSKNVLVVDGGSSVKLADFGSAMELGKPTGEIAAPRGSPLWMAPEVVRKEYQGPESDVWSLGCTVVEMLTGKPAWEDHGFDSLSRIGFSNELPFVPAGVSELCRDFLDKCLRRDRGQRWSCDQLLEHPFLLCQDHRSLLTTESSPRCVLDWVSSEFEDEEEIGESRVETMVSAMARISKLATTGGAVWESNGWSEVRGNASEESGGQRADSELNILPESTDDGGTRTMKEDSELTSVITCEILLLMLLLVVENIQIYATFYTSVFIRILFRCYHHQNNNKMKLRKNLSFILSLNFMFGIACDSDRSIYISRTLLRGVMRVLTRYLLLLITLTCTNQSWFGSFLAKYF